The region ATGTCATACATATTTGATGTATTTTCTGGTCCTTGATTTTTAGTGAATTTAGTGGGGTCTAGTTCATACCACTTATCCCATGTTGTGGGTGTCTTACCGTTTGACGTTGCATGACCTTCTGATTGAGGCGCAGATGTAGCTGCCCCCCATAAAAAGTTTTTTGGAAATTTTAACATAACTTTTTGAGCCTCTTTTCTAATAGTTACCCTATGGAGCAAACCAATGTGGTTAAATTAACGCTAAATAATGAAATGCTAATTGACAATAGGTCATATTAGCCCAAGAGAACCATTCTCTTGTATAGTTATCAGGATTATCAACATCAATTCCTTCATGACATTGACACGTCCCACCGTCTGTCTCGCTGATCACTTTTAGCTGATTTTTAATTAAATCTAAATCTGTTGAGGTTAAACCTTCCATTGCCAAAGAAATAGGCCAAACATGATTTGGTGGTGTGTGCGGACTACCAATTCCTTTTAAGACCTTTCCCTCATAGTAGTATGGGTTATCATGACTCAAAATTTTCTGACGCGTTGCTTGATAGATTGGGTCCTCTTCTTGACAAAAACCTAGGAATGGTAGTGATAACAAACTTGGTACATTGGCATCATCCATAAATAAACTATTGCCTAAACCGTCTACCTCATACGTATAATAACGATTTCCTAATTCATCTTCTAAAGTTGCAAATTCTTCAATTCCTTTTAAGATATCTGCTTGTAATTTTTTCATTTTATCTGTTAGTTCTTGGTAACCTTTTTGCTCATTTAATAATGTTAACATTTGATCGATAACTACAACAATAAACATATTCCCTGGCACAAAATAACCGTAAGTACAGGCATCATCACTTGGTCTAAACGCACTCCAAACCATTCCAGTATAACCTATTTCAGAGCCCTTACCCTCACGAGGTAAGGTATCTGATGGCGGACAATCTGTTCTTTCAAATGTATAGGCAGAATCTTGATGATTTTGTTCATGAATAAAAGTATCCATTGCTAACTCAACCGTTTTCCAAAAGTTCTCGTCTAAATGGTCTGAATATCCTGTTTTATTTTGTAAGTGATAAGCTAAAAAGAGAGGCGCACACAAGGAATCAATTTCAAATTTCCGCTCCCAAACAAGGGCTGAAATTGGAATATTTGATGTGTCATTACTATAATGTCCACCATCTTCTTCTTTATTAAAAGCATTTGAATACGGATCATGATTTAAATAAGAGAGTTGTTGTCTTAAAACACCATGAACTAATTGTTTGACTTCTGGCACTTTATCAGCAATTTCTAAGTAAGGTAACACTTGAAAAGTTGAATCTCTTAACCACATAGCGGGAATATCACCTGTGGCAACAAAGATTTCACCATTTTCACGAACACTGACTGTGTTAGTAATTGTATCTGTTAAGGCATTTCGAAATAATTTTGTTTGTTTTTCCGTTGGTAACGTTATCGTTTCACCATAACGAGTTATATCTTCAATTAATTTGTTCTGATTAATCACACCAAAACTCCTCTCATTATTTAAAATGAATCCCATATGTTCTGATCTCACCAGGCTCAAATGACTTCATTTCCAATTTATCTATATTGGCGCTAAGCGACTGCTTAATTTTTCCTTCTAGATCTAATAAGAAAACATCTACTGGAGATTCAAAATCAATCGTACCTACTTGAGATATTTTTTCTTTTGAAGGATTGTAGAGACGCAACTCAATGCCCGTACCATCAATTGACGGTAGCAAGCTACTAATCACTACATTTTCATTATTAATCGCTAGTTTCTGATTCACAATAGTCTTTTCTAACGGTAATAAATTACTTTGGAAATACTGTAGTTGCGTTGTAAAACGATTAAGAACCTGTGTTTGATAGTATAAATTTTCTTGAGTAATACTTAAATATTTTTTTTGTAAATCCTGTGCATCAAACTTACTATCTAAAATAATACTCCCTTCAAAGGTTAATTTCCCAAGTAATTGACTATCTGGAGTTTCTAATTCACGCATATGTAAGCCAGAAGCGTCACCTGGACGTCTAATTGTATCAGGACGACCTAAGAAACCTACTCCCCTAAAGATAGTAATAGCTAAAGTCTCATAGTCATCACCAATTAATTGGAAATCTTTTGTCCCTTTTGTCAAGAAACTCCAACTTGACTCATTAGAATGGGTATTAGCAAAATGTAACATTGGACGCATACTTGTTGGTTCTTCTTTATACCCAATTTCTCGCCAGTTCTTAATATTATCATCTTCCACTGGACGTTTTATAACACCAAATGGTGTGTCAGCATAAGAGTCAGTTCCTTTAATATCTGTCATTAACATTAATCTCATACGATGATCTAAAACTTGATTATCTAAAGTCAGGTTAACATCAATTCTAGGGCTATCTGAACATAAAATTAATTCTAATTCATAGCCAACAACGGCATCTAAGCGCTGATTTTTTCTAGAGTCTAGATTATAAGGTAACTGCCACTCTCCTTTGACCAGCATTCGACTCACTAAGTTACCTTCTTCAATAATTGTTTCAGTTGCGTTACTAAAATCTAATTCTAGTAACCAATCGTGATAAGCAGGTGAATAATCATAAGTATCCCCCTCATCGCCACCATCTTCAATTTTCAAGAAATTAGTGTACCATTTCCCTAATTTTTCAGAGTATAAATTAAATTTACCCTCTTTAAATTGTAAACGATAAGCATCAGATGAAATCTCATCACTTACTTTTAGACTTTTACCAGAAGTTCTGCCTTCTGAGACTTGGACCATAATATAAGACATCGCAGGAATATCAACTTTAATAGCGACTGTTGTCACATAGTAGGATTCATCTAAACGTTCAGCTGGATTGCGACGCAATAAAGCATCATTTTCTACACGCTGCGTTACAATATCAAACTCAAGCTCTTTTCCTGATTTGTCGACTAGCTTAAACTCAGGAAGTTGTGTTGTCACTTCAAACTGACGCACTTCACTCATGTCAAATGGCAATGGATTCCAAATAAATAATTCATTCAACTGGTTTTCATTAATTGAAATACTCACTTTTCTTAATAAGTAATCCATAGTAGATTGTGCTTCTTGTAGTGCGTTGATTCCACGTTGGTAAATATCTTGGTTCGTCTTATCACTATTACAACCACCTGCACTATCATGTGCTTGCCCACGAGCAACAGTCGCCCATAAACTATCAATTAAACCTTGTTTGACAGAAATACCATAATCCCGGGCAATAATTGAAAATGGCTCTAATTGATAAGTTAACACACGCTCTAACTTATCGTATAGTTGTTTTAAATCATATCTTGATGAATAAATACCACGATGAATTTTTGAATCTGAAGGATCTATAAATTCACCAGTTAGTTCAGGTAAGCCTTTTTGTGTCTCTAATGCTTTGAAAAACTCTGGATAGTTACTCTCGATGTAGTTGATTGACTCATCACTTTCTTGATTGCCAAGTTCGATACGTTCTTTTAAGTTGAAATCAACCGCACGTTGATCCCCACCAGTTGGTAATAAGTGATGGCAACTTGGTGTTTCAGTTGATATTCTTTCAACTAATTCATCAAACTGATTATTTTCTATAAGATCAACACCTGCATAATAACCATTCTTGATGTTAGCAGTTAAAACTTTAGAGCCATCTTCACTAGACCAATAAAAGTAACGGGTCTTAGCATCTTTAGCTAAACCACGCCAAAATAAAGCATGATTTATATTAAATCCTTGATAAATCTTAGGCATATCTTGACTTTGGCCAAATGAATCTGGTAAATACCCAACTCTCATTGTGCCACCTAATTCATCAGCCTGTTTCATTCCTAAACGTAAGTTACGAACAATTGATTCTCCAGAAGTTGTCATTTCATCAATCTGAGTAAACCATGGTCCTATGAACAAGCGACCTGCTTTAACAAATTTACGAATACTCGCTTCTTTTTCAGGACAAACTGATAAATAATCTTCCAAGATTGACATTTGACCATCTAATGTATAATAATCTAATTTTTTTTCTTCCAAAGCAGTTAAGACTTCATCCATGTGGAAAATAAACTGAGCTTTTGATTCTTGCCTTGTAAAATACCATTCATAATCCCAATGTGTGTGGGCTACAGTATAAACATTTTTCATTTTCTATATTCTCCATTTCCTAGCAAGATACTTTCTGACTATTCAATTAGTACCTTAGGCTTGTAATTCTCTTTGTTGTTTTTGATTTAAAATAACGAATGGTGCATATAATATAATATCCAAAATAACTAGTACTAAAGTTAAAATAACTGGGCTAATATGGAATGCTCCTAATACCCATGAACTAATAAAGATTGGTTCATTACCAGCATTCAACACGACTAATGGGACTACCCAGCCAATTGATGTCACAACATAAGCAATCACTGCATTAATAATTGGAACTAAAATCCAAGGGATAAACATAATTGGGTTTAAAACAATTGGTAAACCGAAAATAACTGGTTCATTGATACCAAAACAGCCTGGTACTAAAGCAAGTTTAGCTACTTCTCTTTCTTTTTCACCATTTCTTGTAAAAATTAACATCGCAATAATTAAGCCAAAAGTTGCTCCTGATCCACCAATCATGGCATAAACGTTAGTCATTGTATTAGGTGAGATTGAAATTCCTTCAAAGCTTTGTGTTTCTGCAAATTTAGCAACATTTTCTAAGAATAGCGGTAACCAAAAAGCTGACACAACTCCCCAAACAATATTAAAGCCATGTAAGCCTAAGAACCATAAAATTTGTTGTAGTAAAATAACAATAATAATTGCTGGTAAACCAGTTCCTACTGTCAATAATGGCGCAATTAATACTTCTGAAATCATTTGTAATAGAGAGACGTAACCTAAACCTTGAATACCTAAACGAACTAAACCAAAAATTAATAAGACTTCACTAATTGGAATCAATGAAAAGAATGAATCAAAAACATTTTGAGGAACATTCCCTGGCATCTTAATCGTAAATTTACTTCTTGAGAAACGTGCAAATAAATCTACTGCAATCATACCTACGATGAGTGCTGTGAACATCCCTTCATAACTAAAGAATGATGTGGCAAAACCTTCTACAACATCTGCTTTTGAATCTAAGTAGTTAACATTATTCGGAATCATTACAAAATAAGCGGCAAAAGCTAACAATGTTGCAATAATAGGATTTAATTGACTATTCTTTTCATGACGTTTTAATTCAACCGCATAAGAATAGGCTGATGAAAAGACAACAATTAACGCAACAATACCTAAAGTTGCACTTCCTAAATAACCAAATAATTTTGCTGCATTATTTAAAATCACATTATCAATATTATAATTTTTAATCAATGCTTCCAACTGCATTTTAATCAGGTTTGAAAAAGAACCTACCACGGTAAATGGGATTGTTCTGACAAACGCATTTTTTACTGCTTGTAAAATCATATTTTTTTCTACCCAAGCCGAAGCTTTTAGTAATGGTTCTTGAAATCTCTCAACATTAAATTTCATAAATAACACTCCTTAATTTTTTGTAAACGTTTTTCTAACTTAATTATAGCTATTTAATTGTTTTTATAAATACCTAATTAGTAATTTGGGTTTACATATTAATTAGCACGTGATAATATGTATATACAAATAGAACGTTCGGAGGTTAACAAATTGTATAAATATAGAGAAATATATTCAGACATTAAACGTGATATTCTAACAAACCATTACCGTTCAGGGACTTTACTACCTACCCAAGAATTTTTCTCTGAGAAATATAATGTTTCTCGTATTACCCTAAAAAAATCATTAAATTTATTAGAAAATGAAGGGTTAATTTATAGTAAACAAGGTTCTGGTACATATGTTAGATCAAAAATTGAAGCAGATGAAAGTGAACTGTTACCACTAGATTTACCAGTTGGCGCTACCTTTTCACATAAAGATCAAAATATTTCTAGTAATGTCTTATTTTTCGATGCCCGACTTCCAACAACTGAGGAACAACAAAATCTAGGTATTAGTAGCAATCAGCCTGTATACGAATTTAAGCGTATCCGTAAGATAAATTCAAAACCTTATAGTTTCGAACATGTCATCATGCCTGTCCATATTGCGCCTATCGATCAAGATATTTTAAATGGTTCCGTCTATGACTATCTTCAACAAAACGTCAATATTCAATTGCTAGATGCACGTAGAATCATCTATGCTCAAAACGCTACCGAAGAACTAAACCAAGTTTTACATGTACCAAAAGACTCTCCTATTTTAGTCATTGAGCAAACTGGTTATGACCAGAAAGGACGTGCGTTTGAATTTTCAAAATCTTACTTTATTAGCAATCAAAGTAAATTTGTTTTAGATGTTCATATTAATAAAGAGCGCAGATAAACTATCAAACTAAATTAAAAAGCATTGCCTCAAAGGGCAATGCTTTTTAATTTAGTTCTTTTGGAATTTCAGTCGAGTCTTCCTCATATAAATTAGACACGTTACGATACCATTCAAATATGTGTGTAATCAATACTTTTAAAGCGGCATATCCTGGTATTCCCAACACAACGCCGACAAGTCCAAATAATTTTCCCGCAGTTAACAATACAAATATGATAGTGACTGGGTGAATCTTTAATTGGCTACCTAACACTAAGGGTGAGACAAAGCGTCCTTCTATAACTTGTTCTAAAGAAAAGACAATAATAACTTTAACTAACATCGTTGGGCCACTAACCAAGGCCAGTAATAAAGCTGGAATCATAGCCATGGCAGAACCAATATAAGGTACTAAATTTAGAAATCCAGCTAAGATCCCTAATGTTACACTATAATCTAAACCAATAATACTAAATCCTATGATAAACATAATCGCAACCGACAGTGCGACAGTTAATTGTCCTCTAATGTATTGAGACACTTGATTATTAACATCTATCAAAACTTTTTTAGTTGGTTTACGTGCCTTGGTAGGCAAGACTTTAATAAAGTGTTCTGTCATACCTTTTCCATCTTTTAATAAGTAAAATAAAATAAACGGGGTTGTAAAGATGGTGACCATGACATTGGCAACCGTTCCAATAATATTTCCAATACCTTGAAAAGTATTTTTGGATAGACCTTTGACCATATTACCAACACTTTCAAAAATATTATCGGTAATTTGTTCTAACTGATCAGCATACTGACTAAAAAAAGGATGACTAATAATTTCACCTGTCTTTTCTTCAATTATCTTCCAATAACTCGGCCAGTTATTAATGAAACTCAGGGTTTGCTCTTGAATTTTAGGAATCAAAATAATAATTCCCCATGCCATTAGCGCAACAATCCCAATAAAAATAATCGTAATTCCCATCACACGTGACAAGCCTTTTTTCTCGAGACGATTGACTAACGGATTTAAAAAATAATACATCAGACCGGCAAACATAATAGGAAAGCCTATAATTCCTAAAAATTCACCTAATGGTGCCAGTAAATAAGATATTTTACTAAAAATTAAGATATTTAACAAAATTAACAGAACTATTAACAGACCTGTGACTACCTGATTATTCAAAAACCACTTCCAAAACCACGATAATTTTGTTGGTATTTTCTCTTTATTATCCATAGCTACCCCCTACTTTTAATAATAGCTAATAACCGAGCCTTCGACTAACGAAGGCATACTTACTGGTGACAAATAAACGGCACTACTTAAAACTTCATTAGCTACTGGAACCTCATCAAATATCATTGTAATATGACCAATTGTATTGAGTTGTTTAGTTGCCAGACTCCCTACTTGTGTTATTTCGTAATCATTATTATCGATACTAATAATACCACCTTTTTTCAACTCAACCGTGTCTGAGTTTTCTGAAAATTCTTGAATCACTGATACTTTTTTTAACTCGATGGTCGCTTCATCATTAAAAAAAATAATCATTCGATCATTTTTATCAATAGCCTGCTCACCAATTTGTTTTACAATCGCTTTTTTCATTCTTATACTCCAATCTTTCTTTTAAATATAAATTAATTGTATCATACTTGTTAAAAATTACCTTCTCTGAACCTATCCTACGGACTAATTTTGTTATTTCTTATAAAATAAATAACTTTTTATTCCTCCGAATGAGTTAGTATTTTTTATTTTATGCTATACTATTTATTATAATGAATTGAAAGGATGGTTATTATGTTAGAAAAAATTATCTTAGGAACGTATACTAAAAGAGAGAGTCAAGGTATTTATGAAATAACGCTCGATTCTAGTAATGGAAAATTAACAAATTTAACTCATACAATCACTGCTACTAATCCAACTTTTGTAGGCCGAGCAATTAATAACTGTTTATATACTGTTGGCACCATTGAAGGTAAAGGTGGTATGTTAGCCTACAAACCAACAGAGGACATGCACTACGATTTATTAAATGCTGTAACGGATGATGGTGCTTCTCCTTGTTACGTTGGAATTGATAATGATCGTCAGCTCGTTTTTGGTGCTAACTATCATAAAGGACAAGTAACCAGCTATAAAATAAATTCTGATGGGTCGATTACTTTAGCCGATACCGTGCAACACATCGGTCAAGGACCTCATGAAAATCAAACAAGTGCCCATGCACATTACGCTGACCTGACACCTGATAAGCGTTTAGTGGCCTGTGATTTGGGAACTGATACCGTTTATACTTATGACGTCACACTTGATGGAAAATTAACCGAAATAGCAACATTCAAAGCGACTCCTGGAACAGGACCACGTCACTTAGTTTTCCATCCAACTAATCAAGTAGCCTATTTATTTGGAGAATTAGCTAACACTGTGACTGTTCTTTCATATGACGTACAAACTGGTACCTTTA is a window of Vagococcus intermedius DNA encoding:
- a CDS encoding glycoside hydrolase family 125 protein, with protein sequence MINQNKLIEDITRYGETITLPTEKQTKLFRNALTDTITNTVSVRENGEIFVATGDIPAMWLRDSTFQVLPYLEIADKVPEVKQLVHGVLRQQLSYLNHDPYSNAFNKEEDGGHYSNDTSNIPISALVWERKFEIDSLCAPLFLAYHLQNKTGYSDHLDENFWKTVELAMDTFIHEQNHQDSAYTFERTDCPPSDTLPREGKGSEIGYTGMVWSAFRPSDDACTYGYFVPGNMFIVVVIDQMLTLLNEQKGYQELTDKMKKLQADILKGIEEFATLEDELGNRYYTYEVDGLGNSLFMDDANVPSLLSLPFLGFCQEEDPIYQATRQKILSHDNPYYYEGKVLKGIGSPHTPPNHVWPISLAMEGLTSTDLDLIKNQLKVISETDGGTCQCHEGIDVDNPDNYTREWFSWANMTYCQLAFHYLALI
- a CDS encoding glycoside hydrolase family 38 C-terminal domain-containing protein, producing the protein MKNVYTVAHTHWDYEWYFTRQESKAQFIFHMDEVLTALEEKKLDYYTLDGQMSILEDYLSVCPEKEASIRKFVKAGRLFIGPWFTQIDEMTTSGESIVRNLRLGMKQADELGGTMRVGYLPDSFGQSQDMPKIYQGFNINHALFWRGLAKDAKTRYFYWSSEDGSKVLTANIKNGYYAGVDLIENNQFDELVERISTETPSCHHLLPTGGDQRAVDFNLKERIELGNQESDESINYIESNYPEFFKALETQKGLPELTGEFIDPSDSKIHRGIYSSRYDLKQLYDKLERVLTYQLEPFSIIARDYGISVKQGLIDSLWATVARGQAHDSAGGCNSDKTNQDIYQRGINALQEAQSTMDYLLRKVSISINENQLNELFIWNPLPFDMSEVRQFEVTTQLPEFKLVDKSGKELEFDIVTQRVENDALLRRNPAERLDESYYVTTVAIKVDIPAMSYIMVQVSEGRTSGKSLKVSDEISSDAYRLQFKEGKFNLYSEKLGKWYTNFLKIEDGGDEGDTYDYSPAYHDWLLELDFSNATETIIEEGNLVSRMLVKGEWQLPYNLDSRKNQRLDAVVGYELELILCSDSPRIDVNLTLDNQVLDHRMRLMLMTDIKGTDSYADTPFGVIKRPVEDDNIKNWREIGYKEEPTSMRPMLHFANTHSNESSWSFLTKGTKDFQLIGDDYETLAITIFRGVGFLGRPDTIRRPGDASGLHMRELETPDSQLLGKLTFEGSIILDSKFDAQDLQKKYLSITQENLYYQTQVLNRFTTQLQYFQSNLLPLEKTIVNQKLAINNENVVISSLLPSIDGTGIELRLYNPSKEKISQVGTIDFESPVDVFLLDLEGKIKQSLSANIDKLEMKSFEPGEIRTYGIHFK
- a CDS encoding PTS sugar transporter subunit IIC, translated to MKFNVERFQEPLLKASAWVEKNMILQAVKNAFVRTIPFTVVGSFSNLIKMQLEALIKNYNIDNVILNNAAKLFGYLGSATLGIVALIVVFSSAYSYAVELKRHEKNSQLNPIIATLLAFAAYFVMIPNNVNYLDSKADVVEGFATSFFSYEGMFTALIVGMIAVDLFARFSRSKFTIKMPGNVPQNVFDSFFSLIPISEVLLIFGLVRLGIQGLGYVSLLQMISEVLIAPLLTVGTGLPAIIIVILLQQILWFLGLHGFNIVWGVVSAFWLPLFLENVAKFAETQSFEGISISPNTMTNVYAMIGGSGATFGLIIAMLIFTRNGEKEREVAKLALVPGCFGINEPVIFGLPIVLNPIMFIPWILVPIINAVIAYVVTSIGWVVPLVVLNAGNEPIFISSWVLGAFHISPVILTLVLVILDIILYAPFVILNQKQQRELQA
- a CDS encoding GntR family transcriptional regulator — encoded protein: MYKYREIYSDIKRDILTNHYRSGTLLPTQEFFSEKYNVSRITLKKSLNLLENEGLIYSKQGSGTYVRSKIEADESELLPLDLPVGATFSHKDQNISSNVLFFDARLPTTEEQQNLGISSNQPVYEFKRIRKINSKPYSFEHVIMPVHIAPIDQDILNGSVYDYLQQNVNIQLLDARRIIYAQNATEELNQVLHVPKDSPILVIEQTGYDQKGRAFEFSKSYFISNQSKFVLDVHINKERR
- a CDS encoding AI-2E family transporter, with the protein product MDNKEKIPTKLSWFWKWFLNNQVVTGLLIVLLILLNILIFSKISYLLAPLGEFLGIIGFPIMFAGLMYYFLNPLVNRLEKKGLSRVMGITIIFIGIVALMAWGIIILIPKIQEQTLSFINNWPSYWKIIEEKTGEIISHPFFSQYADQLEQITDNIFESVGNMVKGLSKNTFQGIGNIIGTVANVMVTIFTTPFILFYLLKDGKGMTEHFIKVLPTKARKPTKKVLIDVNNQVSQYIRGQLTVALSVAIMFIIGFSIIGLDYSVTLGILAGFLNLVPYIGSAMAMIPALLLALVSGPTMLVKVIIVFSLEQVIEGRFVSPLVLGSQLKIHPVTIIFVLLTAGKLFGLVGVVLGIPGYAALKVLITHIFEWYRNVSNLYEEDSTEIPKELN
- a CDS encoding PTS glucitol/sorbitol transporter subunit IIA → MKKAIVKQIGEQAIDKNDRMIIFFNDEATIELKKVSVIQEFSENSDTVELKKGGIISIDNNDYEITQVGSLATKQLNTIGHITMIFDEVPVANEVLSSAVYLSPVSMPSLVEGSVISYY
- a CDS encoding lactonase family protein — its product is MLEKIILGTYTKRESQGIYEITLDSSNGKLTNLTHTITATNPTFVGRAINNCLYTVGTIEGKGGMLAYKPTEDMHYDLLNAVTDDGASPCYVGIDNDRQLVFGANYHKGQVTSYKINSDGSITLADTVQHIGQGPHENQTSAHAHYADLTPDKRLVACDLGTDTVYTYDVTLDGKLTEIATFKATPGTGPRHLVFHPTNQVAYLFGELANTVTVLSYDVQTGTFTEKQTLSTLPTDFKGFSGGAAIRISNDGRFVYVSNRGHNSIAVFETKNEGNTLELIQLISSEGDFPRDFDLNKTEEFLIVSHQNSDNLTVFTRNAKTGCLELKEKDIYAPECVCTYFVN